The genome window CATATAGCGGCCGAGCTTCTGCAGGGCGCTGTTCAGGTCATCCCGGTCCGCGGACCAGATGCTTCCCGCAAAGAGAACGCCGTCCATGCGGCAGCGGAGCAGTTCACTGACAATTTCAGGAGAAATAGCCTGGTTTTCCATGGTCTGGAAGAGACGGACACTGCATCCGTTTTTTTCGGCCTCCCAGTAAGCCGCATCAAAGATCCGGTTGAAATACAGGTTGGACACCACGGGAAGCACCACGGCCAGGGTACGGCTGCCGCCGCCCTCCAGGTTCTGGGCGGAGACGCTGGGTGTATAAGCATGGGCGTCGATGATCTGCTGCACCTTCAGACGGGTTGCTTCCTTTACATGGGGATCCCGGCGGACAACGCGGGTAACAGTGGCAGTGGAAACACCGGCTTCCCGGGCAATATCATAGATCGTGGCTTTTCGGTTCATGGCAGTATCTCTCCTGACGTGCCTTTTTCTGCGGATACTATAGCACGGCGGAATGAAAAAAACAAGAGAAAATGTTACCGATAACATTATTTTTGTCAGCGTTTCGAAGAAAAACTTTTGGAGAAATGCTTGACAAAAAGGGCGGCAAACAATAGAATAAAGACAAATACAGGGAAAGATGCGGCAATACGGCACAGGAACATGCTATTTATGAACCTTCCGTCGTGTAACCGGTAACATTTCCCGGACAAATGCTATAGAGGAGGAACCATACATGAAGAAGATCCTGTCTGTGCTGCTGGCTGCGATGATGATGCTTTCACTGCTGGCGGTGCCCGCCCTGGCCGAAGACCAGGTGCTGACCGTGGTGACCTGGGATGCCACCACTACCCCCTATCTGGATGCCCAAAAGACAGCTTTTGAAGAATCCCATCCCGGCGTTACCATTGAGTATGTGGATGTCGCTTCCCAGGACTACGCTGTGAAGACCACCACCATGCTGGAAGGCGGAGACACGAGCGATGTGTTCATGATCAAGGAGATTGACAACCTGATCAACTGGCAGGCCCAGGGCTTCGCGGCCCCGCTGGACACCACCGGCTATGACATGTCCGGATTCGTGGGAACCGAAAAGAACTATGCCGTGGACGGCGTGCAGTATGCCATCCCGTTCCGCAGCGACTTCTGGGTGCTGTTCTACAACAAGGATCTGTTTGAGGCTGCCGGTGTAGAGCTGCCCACCAATGATATGACCTGGGATCAGTATGCTGAGCTGGCCAAGAAGATGACCGACAAGGACAAGGGCATCTACGGAACCCATTATCACACCTGGCTGTCCGCCGTGGCGAACTGGGCGGTGTGCGACGGCGTGAATACGCTTGCCGACAAGAATTATGATGACCTGCTTTACTTCTACAAGCTGTACCAGGATCTGGAAGACTACGGCGCCTGCATGAGCTTTGCTGACCTGAAGGCTTCCGGCCTGCACTACTCCGCTGCTTTCGCCAACGGAAATATTGCCATGATGCCCATGGGCTACTGGTATGTTTCCACGCTGATCGGCTACAACAATGACGGTACCTGCAACTTCAACTGGGGCATCACCGCTGTTCCGCACGCGGAAGGCGTGGCCGCGGGTTCTTCCTTCGGCAACCTGACCGGCGCGATGATCAACGCGAAGTCCGAGAAGAAGGATCTGGCCTGGGAGTACATCTCCTGGCTGGGCGGCGAGGAAGGCGCCAAGGCTACAGCTTCTGTCGGCGCACGTCCCGCCTGGGTTTCCGAAGAAGTGGCTGCCAGCATGTCTTCCGTCGCGGGATTCCCGGCTGACGAAACCAGCAAGGCTGCGCTGCTGCCCGCTGCCGTGGCTATGGAATGGCCGGTGGCTGAGAAAGTCGCTGATATCAAGACGATCGTGAATGAAGAACACAGCATGATCATGGCCCGTGAAATCACCCCCGAAGAGGGCGTTGAAGAGATGAATGAGCGCGTGGCTGAACTGTTCGAATAATCCCTGATCAGATATAACCCCCAGGCAGGGAAGGCTGCTTGCCTTCCCTGCTTTTTTCAGAACACGGGAAAGGAAAAGATGATACATGAGCCAGTCGGAAGTGAGAAAAGCCCGGTACAGGATGGGCAGGATGGAAAGGAAGAATACGCTGGTGGCATATTCTTTCCTGGCGCCCAACTTTATCGGTTTTGCAGTCTTTACGCTGGTGCCGGTGATCTGCGCCATAGCCCTGTCACTGTTTGAGTGGAACGGCGGAGATATCTCCAAACTGAAGTTTGTCGGATTGGACAATTATGCCACGATCTTCGCCGCGAAAAAGGTCGCGGAGAAGGGAATCAGCTACTTCTTCAACCGCGCAGACCTGGGCATCGCACTGAAAAACACGGTGTATTACACCGTGGTCACCGTGCCGCTGACGATTGTCTGCGCACTGGCACTGGCCCTGTTGCTGAATAAGATCAGGGGTGCGGTATTCTTCCGGACGGTTTTCTTCTTTCCCTATGTTTCATCGATGGTGGCAATCTGCGTCTGCTGGTCCTTCATGCTGATGAAGGACGGCCCTGTGAACCAGATCATCATGGCAATGGGGATCAACTTCAACAAAGGATGGACTGCAGACAGCACGATGGCCATCTGGTCCATCATCCTGGTGAGCGTCTGGCGGAACATGGGCTACTATATGGTTCTTTACCTGGCCGCCCTGCAGGGGATTCCGCGGGAGCTGATGGAAGCAGCCACGGTGGACGGCGCAAACAAGTGGCAGCAGTTCTGGCATGTGACGCTGCCGCAGCTGAAGCCCACCACTTTCTTTGTTTCCGTGATGATGGTGATCTCCTGCTTCAAGATTTATGATGTGGTAGCTATCATGACAGACGGCGGACCCGGGAGAGCCACCAAGATGCTGGTCACCTATATCTACGATGAGGCGTTCATCAAAGTCCGTTATGGACAGGCCAGCGCGATCTCCATGGTGCTGCTGGTGATCGTGCTGCTGGTGACGATTATCCAGTTCGGTTCAGAGAAGAAATTCTCAAACGACTGAGAAAGGAGGAGATAAATCATGGAAACGGCTGTTCACAGCAGGGGAATCCGGAAGGAAAACCCGGCCCTGCACAGAATCCTGAGAAGCATTCTCTGGATCCTGCTGATTCTGCTGACTGTATTTACACTG of Aristaeella lactis contains these proteins:
- a CDS encoding carbohydrate ABC transporter permease, with the translated sequence MSQSEVRKARYRMGRMERKNTLVAYSFLAPNFIGFAVFTLVPVICAIALSLFEWNGGDISKLKFVGLDNYATIFAAKKVAEKGISYFFNRADLGIALKNTVYYTVVTVPLTIVCALALALLLNKIRGAVFFRTVFFFPYVSSMVAICVCWSFMLMKDGPVNQIIMAMGINFNKGWTADSTMAIWSIILVSVWRNMGYYMVLYLAALQGIPRELMEAATVDGANKWQQFWHVTLPQLKPTTFFVSVMMVISCFKIYDVVAIMTDGGPGRATKMLVTYIYDEAFIKVRYGQASAISMVLLVIVLLVTIIQFGSEKKFSND
- a CDS encoding ABC transporter substrate-binding protein, whose protein sequence is MKKILSVLLAAMMMLSLLAVPALAEDQVLTVVTWDATTTPYLDAQKTAFEESHPGVTIEYVDVASQDYAVKTTTMLEGGDTSDVFMIKEIDNLINWQAQGFAAPLDTTGYDMSGFVGTEKNYAVDGVQYAIPFRSDFWVLFYNKDLFEAAGVELPTNDMTWDQYAELAKKMTDKDKGIYGTHYHTWLSAVANWAVCDGVNTLADKNYDDLLYFYKLYQDLEDYGACMSFADLKASGLHYSAAFANGNIAMMPMGYWYVSTLIGYNNDGTCNFNWGITAVPHAEGVAAGSSFGNLTGAMINAKSEKKDLAWEYISWLGGEEGAKATASVGARPAWVSEEVAASMSSVAGFPADETSKAALLPAAVAMEWPVAEKVADIKTIVNEEHSMIMAREITPEEGVEEMNERVAELFE